One genomic window of bacterium includes the following:
- a CDS encoding thioredoxin family protein: MMSVPTMILFQEGQVTKQVVGNRPKSELASILTEAIGA, from the coding sequence ATCATGTCGGTGCCGACGATGATCCTCTTCCAGGAAGGGCAGGTGACGAAGCAGGTCGTCGGCAACCGGCCGAAGAGCGAGCTCGCGTCGATCCTGACCGAGGCGATCGGAGCGTAG